The following are from one region of the Aequoribacter fuscus genome:
- a CDS encoding TonB-dependent receptor encodes MKSNKLKILSIAVPLALSSTFSQAQGALEEIIVTASKRAQTLQEVPIAVTVTSAETIEQAEIRDVLDLQSVVPSLRVSQLQNSNQTTFIIRGFGNGANNPGIEPSVAVFVDGVYRSRAQSQISDLPKLERIEVLRGPQSTLFGKNASAGVVSVVTAAPTYEPEGYIELGLGNYNNKTAKGYYSTGLSDTVAMSVSGSVNKRDGYADNLTTGNDVSDRDRWGVRADLLIEPSDTSRIRIIADYDELDEICCTVGNVVNGPTGAAVVALGGALDAENPFSYDVYYNNDSINIAKNSGVTINAEFDFGGFDLTSITAYRDSFLNQPFSDVDYGGADLIGNQPTSTDIQTFTQELRISGSTDKTDWVAGIFYFDEDIDYRNGLDFGTAFSGYVDILTGGAGTVLGLEAVLGYAPGTFHNGVAVREYAKQSNQATSIFGQMDIALNDRLTATVGLSYIQDEKDTSLRQENSDAFSKLDLDGLDGLNALVGFTLAQQFPLVFGGLPFSAENVGLVTSTPEGAAGFLQLQQGVVAGVSALDLSDPSQNPLLGLQALQFLPQLLGYPNAGNSGTSDDSKVTYTARLAYDWTESINVYASLSTGYKATSWNLSRDSRPTAAEVSALTAAGATLPANLVVGTRLAGPEESEVFELGLKGAFDWGFVNVAVFDQTIEGFQSNTFTGAAFALANAGSQSAQGLEIDLAYNATESLTLAFSGVFLDPKYDSFKGSALGDISGTQPGGIHEQSLSLAATYNFQWSGYEGYVRADYQYESEVDIQDGGALDPSFATLNAVGAATREMNVVNASAGMDIDGWEVSVWARNLFNDEYLMTNFPSVAQAGSFNGYPSPPRTFGLNVRKNF; translated from the coding sequence ATGAAGTCGAATAAGTTAAAAATCTTAAGCATCGCCGTTCCCTTAGCGCTTTCTAGCACTTTCTCCCAAGCGCAGGGGGCACTTGAAGAAATTATTGTCACTGCCTCAAAACGAGCGCAAACGCTGCAAGAAGTGCCGATCGCGGTAACTGTCACGTCGGCGGAAACAATCGAACAGGCGGAAATCCGCGATGTACTAGATTTGCAGTCGGTGGTGCCTTCGCTACGAGTGTCGCAGTTGCAAAACTCGAACCAGACCACTTTTATTATTCGTGGTTTTGGTAATGGTGCGAACAATCCCGGCATTGAGCCGTCAGTGGCGGTATTCGTGGACGGTGTATATCGCTCGCGCGCGCAAAGCCAAATCTCTGATTTGCCCAAACTTGAGCGCATCGAAGTCTTGCGTGGCCCCCAGAGCACCCTGTTTGGTAAAAACGCTTCGGCGGGTGTGGTGAGTGTGGTTACCGCGGCGCCGACTTACGAACCCGAAGGTTACATCGAACTGGGCTTGGGTAATTACAATAACAAAACTGCTAAAGGCTATTACAGCACCGGTTTAAGCGATACGGTTGCTATGAGTGTAAGCGGCTCTGTGAATAAGCGTGACGGTTACGCCGATAACTTGACTACCGGTAATGATGTGTCTGATCGCGACCGTTGGGGCGTTCGGGCCGATTTATTGATCGAGCCTTCCGATACTAGCCGTATCCGCATCATTGCAGATTACGACGAGCTTGACGAAATCTGCTGTACCGTGGGTAACGTTGTTAACGGCCCGACAGGCGCAGCGGTAGTGGCTTTGGGTGGTGCGCTTGACGCTGAAAACCCCTTTAGCTACGACGTTTATTACAACAACGACAGTATCAATATCGCTAAAAACAGTGGTGTTACCATCAACGCCGAATTTGATTTCGGTGGTTTTGATTTGACCTCGATTACCGCTTACCGAGATTCATTTTTGAATCAGCCATTTTCTGATGTGGACTATGGTGGTGCTGACTTAATTGGTAATCAGCCCACCTCGACCGATATTCAAACTTTTACCCAAGAGTTGCGTATTTCGGGTAGCACCGATAAAACCGATTGGGTCGCGGGTATTTTCTATTTTGACGAAGATATCGATTATCGTAATGGTTTAGATTTTGGTACAGCGTTCTCAGGTTACGTTGATATTTTAACGGGTGGTGCCGGCACCGTATTGGGCTTAGAAGCCGTGCTAGGCTATGCACCTGGCACGTTCCACAATGGCGTGGCAGTGCGCGAATACGCGAAGCAAAGCAACCAAGCAACATCGATTTTCGGTCAGATGGACATAGCGTTGAATGATCGTTTAACCGCGACGGTTGGTTTGAGCTACATCCAAGACGAAAAAGATACGAGCCTTCGCCAAGAAAACTCAGACGCGTTTTCAAAGTTAGACTTGGATGGACTAGATGGTTTAAATGCTTTGGTAGGGTTTACGCTAGCTCAGCAGTTCCCCTTGGTATTTGGCGGGTTACCCTTCAGCGCCGAGAACGTTGGATTAGTCACCTCAACGCCCGAAGGTGCGGCAGGTTTCTTACAGCTGCAGCAAGGGGTAGTAGCCGGCGTGTCTGCCTTAGATTTGAGCGACCCCTCGCAAAACCCACTGTTGGGTTTACAGGCCCTGCAGTTTTTGCCGCAGTTATTGGGTTATCCGAACGCCGGCAACAGCGGAACGTCGGATGACTCGAAAGTCACCTATACAGCGCGCTTAGCGTATGACTGGACCGAGTCTATTAACGTCTATGCAAGCTTATCAACGGGATACAAGGCGACGTCATGGAACCTGTCGCGTGATTCGCGTCCTACTGCGGCAGAGGTGTCTGCCTTAACTGCTGCGGGCGCGACGCTTCCAGCTAACTTGGTTGTAGGTACGCGCTTGGCGGGCCCTGAAGAGAGCGAAGTGTTCGAGCTGGGCTTGAAAGGCGCCTTTGATTGGGGCTTTGTCAATGTGGCGGTGTTTGATCAGACCATTGAGGGCTTTCAGTCGAACACCTTTACCGGTGCGGCATTTGCCCTAGCAAATGCGGGTAGTCAGTCGGCGCAAGGTCTTGAAATTGATTTAGCCTACAATGCCACTGAATCGCTTACTTTGGCCTTCTCGGGCGTATTCCTCGATCCCAAGTACGACAGCTTTAAAGGGTCTGCTTTGGGCGATATTTCTGGAACCCAACCTGGGGGCATTCACGAGCAAAGTTTATCGTTAGCCGCGACCTATAACTTCCAGTGGTCAGGTTATGAAGGCTATGTTCGGGCCGATTACCAGTACGAGAGCGAGGTGGATATTCAGGATGGCGGCGCATTAGACCCATCATTTGCGACCTTAAATGCTGTAGGTGCTGCGACGCGTGAGATGAACGTTGTGAATGCATCTGCGGGCATGGACATCGATGGTTGGGAGGTCAGCGTGTGGGCGCGCAACTTGTTTAACGACGAGTATCTTATGACCAACTTCCCATCGGTTGCACAGGCTGGCAGTTTCAACGGTTACCCAAGCCCGCCGCGCACTTTCGGTTTGAATGTGCGCAAAAACTTCTAA
- a CDS encoding sigma-70 family RNA polymerase sigma factor: MVMFAGDIDENVDFFFGEAERFPLLNAEQEQTIDQQKWDFAHQALLQLLKDPDGKDFVTEVCCAMLEQPANIEQFAQRNHYFTLKRDLKAIANSKSWLTPTQALIQAVQTGAPETEVLQRIEASQWPATFMVGLAIVAERACGRNRKDTLADALAIWNPSWQTWSFERKEALRRGLMGPVQGYLAARDKLVMHNVRLVYKLARENQNRGIAVRDLVQEGIIGLVRAAEKFDYRLGFRFSTYAYNWTNQHIQRVCEGNGSLVTYPTHVTQEVNALYRVRNEWMDRRGEEPSLAELAEHSGFTLERVRELTQLTNLTVSIQSDDDEDTNALPESALVDEAANPALEQAQSRSLKRLLEQQLKQLDRREQMIVTARWGLDGRPSRTLAQLADQLEVSRELVRQLEKSALRKLQVDTELNKAFKVLSA, translated from the coding sequence ATGGTGATGTTTGCAGGTGATATCGACGAGAATGTCGATTTCTTTTTTGGAGAAGCGGAGCGTTTCCCTTTGTTAAACGCAGAGCAGGAGCAGACGATTGACCAGCAAAAATGGGACTTTGCTCATCAGGCGCTGCTGCAACTGTTAAAGGACCCCGACGGTAAGGACTTCGTCACCGAAGTGTGCTGCGCGATGTTGGAGCAACCCGCGAACATTGAACAGTTCGCGCAGCGCAATCACTACTTCACACTAAAACGGGACCTGAAGGCGATAGCTAACAGCAAATCTTGGTTAACGCCGACTCAGGCCTTGATACAAGCCGTGCAAACCGGTGCCCCAGAAACAGAGGTTCTGCAGCGCATTGAAGCCAGCCAGTGGCCCGCCACGTTTATGGTTGGCTTAGCGATTGTGGCCGAGCGCGCGTGCGGCCGCAACCGCAAAGATACCCTAGCCGACGCCTTAGCGATATGGAACCCAAGCTGGCAGACCTGGTCATTCGAACGCAAAGAAGCTTTGCGACGAGGACTCATGGGCCCCGTCCAGGGATACCTCGCTGCGCGAGACAAGCTGGTTATGCACAACGTGCGGCTGGTGTACAAACTGGCCCGAGAGAACCAAAACCGCGGCATCGCGGTCCGTGACCTGGTGCAAGAAGGCATTATCGGCTTGGTGCGCGCAGCCGAAAAGTTCGACTACCGACTCGGGTTCAGATTTTCTACCTACGCCTACAATTGGACGAATCAGCACATACAGCGCGTCTGTGAGGGCAATGGGAGTTTGGTCACCTACCCAACCCATGTCACACAAGAAGTAAACGCACTGTATCGGGTTCGCAACGAGTGGATGGATCGACGAGGCGAGGAACCTTCGCTCGCTGAGCTAGCAGAACACAGCGGATTCACCCTAGAGCGAGTTCGCGAGCTGACGCAACTCACCAACCTGACAGTGTCGATCCAAAGTGACGACGACGAAGACACCAACGCATTACCCGAATCGGCTTTGGTGGATGAAGCCGCCAATCCCGCATTGGAACAGGCGCAATCACGCAGCCTAAAGCGTTTACTGGAACAACAGCTCAAGCAATTAGATCGCCGCGAGCAGATGATCGTAACCGCTCGCTGGGGTTTAGACGGCCGACCCTCTCGAACCCTGGCACAGCTGGCCGACCAACTTGAGGTAAGCCGAGAGCTGGTGCGACAACTTGAAAAGTCAGCGTTGCGCAAACTTCAAGTCGACACGGAGCTCAATAAAGCATTCAAAGTATTGTCAGCGTGA
- a CDS encoding putative bifunctional diguanylate cyclase/phosphodiesterase has product MNESTEDPKVAYLRKRLELEKSARQQAEGLLESKSRELFEINKILERSNEQLDEQVQQRTSALLAQTKLAEDNASRLNSAVERLEIILTAARAVSWTYDITHHTFRVNGGDTSLLQFKLDEVVDFKKLKQALHPDDHAIFRETFSELSYLKSKIDIRLRFKDQDDQYRWFALSAVMSRSEAQDPILLGALIDVQDHVKREEEAWALSNIDSLTQVANRHYFEQLFAKAKQQSQDFGTGFTLGLVDINEFRLINESFGQRTADWTLQALADLLVDRFEDKGSIARLAADEFVILFNSDVKATQAFDHLEQLVTSIDHFELNNGERVAITLSAGAACFPYDGQQFDNLLQAVQTANQQSKQSRFSSPKCVMYHPGMDVSRQRDRNIRQNLHRAVTQDEFSFALQPLATKDGKWLAAEALLRWTKGPRYCSTLDFITVAESCGLILPIGEWVIKNAIQQLSAIQKIRPDFWLSINISPAQFQHQDLASTIQGAAEGTEVDLSRLAIEVTESLFLDDLTRVQNSLDRIKALGCTIAIDDFGSGYSSLGYVQQLPIDYIKIDKRFVDQITEHSESHNITKAIIDMSHSLHSKVVAEGVETLLQVEALAALNCDAMQGYYFARPMAPEQFLAELKHNSERFVAE; this is encoded by the coding sequence ATGAACGAGTCAACTGAAGACCCAAAGGTTGCGTATTTGAGGAAGCGCCTTGAACTTGAAAAATCGGCTAGACAGCAAGCCGAAGGCCTGCTGGAGTCGAAAAGCCGAGAACTCTTTGAAATCAATAAAATTTTAGAGCGCAGTAACGAACAATTAGACGAGCAAGTCCAACAGCGCACCAGCGCACTACTCGCGCAAACGAAACTTGCAGAAGACAACGCGAGCAGACTGAACTCCGCGGTAGAGCGCTTGGAAATTATCCTAACCGCTGCACGTGCTGTTAGCTGGACCTACGACATCACCCACCACACATTTCGCGTGAACGGTGGCGATACTAGCCTACTCCAATTTAAACTAGACGAAGTTGTCGACTTCAAAAAATTGAAACAGGCTTTGCATCCAGACGACCACGCCATTTTTCGCGAAACCTTCTCGGAACTGAGTTACTTAAAATCAAAAATCGATATTCGTCTGCGCTTCAAAGACCAAGATGATCAGTACCGGTGGTTTGCATTAAGTGCCGTCATGTCTCGCTCAGAGGCGCAAGACCCTATTCTGCTTGGCGCCTTGATCGACGTTCAAGACCACGTCAAACGCGAAGAAGAGGCCTGGGCCTTGTCGAATATTGACTCATTAACCCAGGTGGCCAACCGCCATTACTTCGAGCAACTGTTCGCTAAAGCAAAACAACAATCGCAAGACTTTGGCACCGGCTTTACTTTGGGTTTGGTCGATATAAACGAGTTTCGGTTAATTAACGAAAGCTTTGGTCAGCGCACAGCGGATTGGACTCTACAGGCCCTTGCCGACTTGTTGGTCGATCGTTTTGAGGACAAGGGGTCAATTGCGCGTCTAGCCGCTGACGAGTTCGTGATTTTATTCAACAGCGACGTCAAAGCCACGCAGGCCTTTGATCATTTGGAGCAACTCGTTACCTCGATCGATCATTTTGAGTTGAACAACGGTGAGCGCGTCGCCATCACTCTCAGTGCCGGTGCTGCCTGCTTCCCTTACGACGGACAACAATTCGATAATTTGCTGCAAGCGGTGCAAACTGCGAACCAACAAAGTAAGCAGTCGCGTTTCAGTAGCCCCAAGTGCGTCATGTATCACCCCGGCATGGATGTGAGCCGACAACGAGACCGCAACATACGGCAGAACTTGCACCGAGCCGTGACTCAGGATGAGTTTTCGTTCGCACTGCAACCTCTTGCGACCAAAGACGGCAAGTGGCTTGCAGCCGAGGCGCTACTGCGCTGGACCAAGGGCCCGCGTTATTGCTCGACGCTTGACTTTATAACCGTTGCCGAAAGCTGTGGCTTAATCCTGCCCATCGGCGAATGGGTCATTAAAAACGCCATACAGCAGCTCAGCGCCATACAAAAGATCAGGCCCGACTTTTGGCTATCCATCAATATCTCACCAGCTCAATTCCAGCATCAGGACTTGGCGTCAACTATTCAAGGGGCCGCCGAGGGAACAGAAGTCGATTTGTCTCGTTTGGCCATCGAGGTTACCGAAAGCCTTTTTCTGGACGATCTCACACGCGTGCAAAACAGCTTAGATCGCATCAAAGCACTGGGTTGCACTATAGCGATCGATGATTTCGGATCGGGCTATTCAAGCTTGGGCTACGTGCAACAACTGCCTATTGACTACATTAAAATCGACAAACGTTTTGTGGATCAAATTACCGAACACTCTGAAAGCCACAACATCACCAAAGCGATTATCGACATGAGTCACTCACTGCACAGCAAAGTCGTAGCGGAGGGGGTCGAGACCTTGTTGCAGGTCGAAGCCTTAGCGGCACTAAACTGCGACGCGATGCAGGGTTACTATTTTGCGCGACCCATGGCACCCGAACAGTTTTTGGCAGAGCTGAAGCACAACAGCGAACGTTTTGTGGCAGAGTAG
- a CDS encoding MerR family transcriptional regulator: MGAFELEARPLYGIGTVARLTRIKPGTLRIWDRRYGLGASYKSQSGRRMYTQTDLEHLQIVASLVDRGYRIGEIANMERKTLAALLDQAGAGQGVTTKIRIKTLCLGSAFCDWLDKHPNMVSGLDVRLMREELESAVASGDLGALPARILIVSVGQLSRTQVDLIEQARRQIGAPLTLVAYEFANPHWIEQLAERGVACLKVPLDQERFGVHMAGLRQAVELDQGNSDAGELALLKPRLFDTARLTELKQIDSLLACGCTHHLAELIESLSNFERYSSECAVEGWSDAATHACVHAYINQARFLVERALASVLEEKSDRE; encoded by the coding sequence ATGGGAGCATTCGAGCTAGAGGCGAGGCCACTGTACGGTATTGGCACGGTCGCACGATTGACGCGCATAAAGCCAGGTACCTTGCGTATATGGGATCGCCGCTACGGTTTAGGCGCGAGCTACAAGTCACAGTCGGGGCGAAGAATGTATACGCAGACCGATCTTGAGCATTTGCAAATTGTCGCCAGCCTCGTTGATAGAGGCTACCGTATTGGCGAAATTGCCAATATGGAACGCAAGACCTTGGCCGCTCTGCTAGACCAAGCGGGCGCGGGTCAGGGTGTAACGACGAAAATTAGGATTAAAACCCTGTGTCTTGGATCCGCCTTTTGCGATTGGTTGGACAAGCATCCTAATATGGTGTCGGGCTTGGATGTGCGTTTGATGCGTGAGGAACTTGAGTCTGCTGTCGCGTCAGGTGATCTCGGCGCCTTGCCGGCTCGTATCCTGATTGTGTCGGTGGGTCAACTCAGCCGGACCCAGGTTGATTTGATCGAGCAGGCGCGGCGTCAGATTGGCGCGCCCTTAACGCTAGTGGCTTACGAGTTTGCCAACCCACACTGGATCGAACAGTTGGCAGAGCGCGGTGTTGCTTGCTTGAAAGTGCCCCTAGATCAAGAGCGATTCGGTGTTCACATGGCGGGACTTCGTCAGGCTGTTGAACTGGACCAAGGCAATAGCGATGCCGGTGAACTAGCGCTTCTTAAACCGAGACTGTTTGATACTGCAAGGCTCACTGAGCTCAAGCAAATCGACTCGTTACTGGCTTGCGGTTGTACCCACCATTTGGCGGAGTTGATCGAGTCGTTGTCCAACTTTGAACGCTATTCTAGCGAGTGTGCTGTAGAAGGGTGGTCTGACGCGGCCACACACGCTTGCGTGCATGCGTACATTAATCAAGCGAGATTTTTGGTCGAGCGTGCCTTGGCCTCAGTGTTAGAGGAGAAATCAGATCGTGAGTGA
- a CDS encoding wax ester/triacylglycerol synthase domain-containing protein codes for MTQGFQFDDRLSALDEIMLRAESNPKTRNWVLSLVILDKKPNTARLLEQLERASREFVRLRQVVVPALTPVGFARWQAAEYFDPQEHFEHVALPRGSSFDDLLQLACNFINRPGDLKRPLWEAMLVDNVKHPEGKSAFMLRMHHAIADGMGAVQLFLSLFDTQADGTPREFLDPPSAQPMSWLARATADVRDSLPDAKRLATGAAKVALAHLASPVKQWREDKALVDSVLRLYGTKGAPGSPLLAERGMSRKFLAWDFPFPPFKQALKNLGWSVNDGYLTALTLGLKRYHEELHCPLESMPLTIPVNVRRGNDSEQTAGNHIAPVKLALPMDLEDPHEIAADIGAKVRSAVQEPALGLMSWVAPTIKGAPQFVVDKIADSMAEVDIQASNVPGYPFAPYLAGSKIVRSYPFAPLPGVAAMVALYTQNDVAHIGIQLDKAAVEDSDRFERCLKAAFEEVIELGA; via the coding sequence ATGACCCAAGGCTTTCAATTTGACGATAGGCTCAGCGCGCTTGACGAAATTATGCTGCGCGCCGAGAGCAATCCAAAAACCCGCAACTGGGTGCTGTCACTCGTTATACTCGATAAAAAGCCCAACACTGCCCGTCTACTAGAACAATTAGAGCGTGCCAGTAGAGAGTTTGTTCGTTTACGCCAAGTGGTGGTTCCGGCTCTCACGCCGGTCGGCTTCGCGCGCTGGCAGGCGGCAGAGTACTTTGACCCGCAAGAGCACTTTGAACACGTCGCGCTACCTCGCGGCAGCTCGTTTGATGATCTACTGCAACTCGCCTGCAATTTTATCAACAGGCCCGGCGACTTAAAGCGTCCTTTATGGGAAGCGATGTTGGTGGATAACGTAAAGCACCCCGAAGGTAAATCCGCATTTATGCTGCGCATGCATCACGCCATCGCGGACGGAATGGGCGCTGTACAGCTGTTTTTATCGTTATTTGATACTCAAGCCGATGGCACGCCACGCGAGTTTCTCGACCCGCCTTCGGCGCAACCCATGTCTTGGTTAGCGCGGGCTACTGCAGATGTGCGTGACAGCTTACCCGATGCCAAACGCCTTGCGACAGGCGCAGCAAAGGTTGCACTGGCTCACCTAGCATCGCCGGTTAAACAGTGGCGAGAAGATAAGGCTTTGGTGGATTCAGTGCTCCGACTTTATGGCACCAAAGGCGCGCCAGGCTCACCATTGTTAGCAGAGCGTGGTATGTCACGGAAATTTTTGGCGTGGGATTTTCCGTTTCCACCCTTTAAGCAGGCACTCAAAAATCTGGGCTGGTCGGTTAATGATGGTTACCTGACCGCGCTAACACTAGGGTTAAAGCGTTACCATGAAGAATTGCATTGCCCCCTAGAAAGCATGCCTTTGACCATACCGGTGAATGTCAGACGCGGCAATGATAGCGAGCAAACCGCAGGCAACCACATTGCGCCTGTGAAACTCGCGCTGCCCATGGATCTAGAAGACCCTCATGAAATTGCGGCAGATATTGGCGCCAAGGTTCGTTCGGCGGTGCAAGAACCCGCCTTAGGATTAATGTCTTGGGTTGCGCCCACCATTAAAGGCGCACCACAGTTTGTGGTCGATAAGATCGCAGACAGCATGGCAGAAGTCGACATTCAGGCGAGCAATGTGCCGGGTTACCCTTTTGCGCCCTACCTCGCAGGAAGTAAGATTGTCAGATCTTACCCGTTCGCCCCGCTGCCGGGCGTTGCCGCGATGGTCGCCCTGTACACCCAGAACGATGTCGCCCATATTGGCATACAGCTAGACAAAGCCGCAGTCGAAGACAGCGATCGGTTTGAACGCTGTCTGAAAGCCGCTTTCGAAGAAGTGATCGAGCTGGGTGCTTGA
- a CDS encoding glutathione peroxidase: MKKLLLSLTILGLSSSALASCPDYMNHDLRKLHSKETVNLCETHAGKPMLIVNTASHCGFTGQFEGLEALYKQYKDRGFEVVGFASDSFKQEDDSEEKAAEVCFVNYGVTFTMMAPTPVRGDDVNPVFKYLNEKTSNPSWNFNKYLVNAEGEVLEKWGSMTRPDDKDLIAAIEAVL; encoded by the coding sequence GTGAAAAAATTGTTACTTAGCTTGACGATCTTAGGACTGAGCAGCTCAGCGCTAGCAAGTTGCCCAGATTATATGAACCACGACCTACGCAAACTCCATTCGAAAGAAACGGTGAACCTGTGCGAAACCCATGCAGGCAAGCCCATGTTAATCGTGAACACCGCCAGTCACTGCGGCTTTACGGGACAGTTCGAAGGATTAGAAGCGTTGTACAAGCAGTACAAAGACCGAGGATTTGAGGTCGTAGGCTTCGCGTCCGACAGCTTTAAACAAGAAGACGACAGCGAAGAAAAAGCCGCTGAAGTTTGCTTTGTTAACTACGGGGTGACGTTCACTATGATGGCACCTACGCCAGTGCGTGGCGATGATGTTAACCCCGTGTTCAAGTATCTGAACGAGAAAACGTCCAACCCAAGCTGGAACTTCAACAAATACTTGGTTAATGCCGAGGGTGAAGTTCTGGAGAAGTGGGGCAGCATGACTCGCCCTGACGACAAAGATCTCATCGCAGCGATCGAGGCGGTGCTTTAA
- a CDS encoding heme NO-binding domain-containing protein, translating to MKGIIFTEFFDLVEEAFGFEIAAQLIDQCDLPSGGAYTAVGTYDHTEILALVGMLSKLTAVPAPALMVSYGKFLYPKLHAQLDSMGLNFGSSFELFKALHEVIHPEVLKLYPDAELPEFEATPLSDNQLLLKYRSCRPLAHVAEGLIYGAGDLYQENLSVQLEHKNATDDFHTDITITRA from the coding sequence ATGAAGGGCATTATTTTTACCGAATTTTTCGACTTGGTAGAGGAAGCATTTGGATTTGAAATTGCAGCGCAATTAATCGACCAATGTGATCTACCCTCCGGGGGAGCCTACACGGCGGTCGGGACGTATGATCACACCGAAATTTTGGCTTTGGTAGGCATGCTGAGCAAGCTTACCGCCGTGCCAGCACCCGCACTAATGGTAAGTTACGGTAAATTTCTCTACCCAAAACTGCATGCGCAATTGGACAGCATGGGCCTAAACTTTGGCAGTAGCTTCGAACTATTTAAAGCTCTCCACGAAGTCATTCACCCTGAAGTACTCAAACTTTACCCTGATGCTGAGCTCCCGGAATTTGAGGCGACGCCGCTTTCGGACAACCAGCTTCTGCTTAAATATCGCTCATGCCGTCCATTAGCCCACGTAGCCGAGGGGTTAATTTACGGAGCTGGAGACCTCTATCAAGAAAACCTCTCAGTGCAGCTTGAACACAAGAATGCAACCGACGATTTCCATACTGACATAACCATCACTCGCGCATGA
- a CDS encoding DUF6482 family protein — protein sequence MKPIKPTLPQPYPAEAVSPAALTESAAKVHRGARYQKRAPNNGIVVMTEVLKLALDDINEATVIDKVLILSLMPSLYTARLEIDGQTFLLTEKGTSIRRPSAEALKRVLSRAQVAEYRMIHSSAYDEMIGQGIKVENQMDVPA from the coding sequence GTGAAACCAATCAAGCCGACACTACCGCAACCTTACCCTGCCGAGGCTGTGTCGCCAGCTGCCCTTACAGAGAGCGCTGCCAAGGTACACCGTGGCGCACGTTACCAGAAGCGAGCGCCAAACAACGGGATCGTGGTCATGACTGAAGTGCTTAAACTCGCGCTGGATGACATTAACGAAGCGACGGTCATTGATAAAGTGCTGATCCTGTCGCTAATGCCATCGCTGTATACCGCGCGTCTTGAGATCGACGGTCAAACGTTTCTCTTGACCGAGAAAGGCACATCGATCCGTAGGCCCTCGGCTGAGGCGCTAAAACGTGTTTTGTCTCGGGCGCAGGTTGCCGAGTACCGTATGATTCACTCGAGCGCTTACGATGAAATGATTGGTCAGGGCATCAAAGTCGAGAATCAGATGGACGTGCCTGCCTAG